The Burkholderia mallei ATCC 23344 genome has a window encoding:
- the bspI1 gene encoding N-acylhomoserine lactone synthase BspI1, with amino-acid sequence MRTFVHGDGRLPSDLAADLGLYRHGVFVEQLGWKLPSASEGFERDQYDRDDTVYVFARDDDGEICGCARLLPTTRPYLLKELFPTLVAQDMPLPQSAAVWELSRFAANAEDPAGGGNPAWAVRPMLAAVVECAARLGAKQLIGVTFLSMERLFRRIGVHAHRAGPAQQIDGRMVVACWIDLDAQTLAALDLDPLLCAPPAEAA; translated from the coding sequence ATGCGAACTTTCGTTCATGGCGACGGGCGCCTGCCGAGCGACTTGGCGGCTGATCTGGGCCTTTATCGGCACGGAGTTTTCGTCGAGCAGCTCGGCTGGAAACTGCCGTCGGCAAGCGAAGGGTTCGAGCGGGATCAGTACGATCGCGACGATACCGTCTATGTGTTCGCCCGCGACGACGACGGGGAAATCTGCGGCTGCGCCCGGCTGCTGCCGACGACCCGCCCGTATCTGCTGAAGGAACTGTTCCCGACGCTGGTCGCGCAAGACATGCCGTTGCCGCAATCCGCCGCCGTCTGGGAATTGTCGCGCTTCGCCGCGAACGCCGAGGATCCGGCCGGGGGCGGCAACCCGGCCTGGGCGGTGCGGCCGATGCTCGCCGCCGTCGTCGAGTGCGCCGCGCGGCTTGGCGCGAAGCAACTGATCGGCGTGACGTTTCTGAGCATGGAGCGCCTGTTCCGCCGGATCGGCGTGCACGCGCACCGGGCGGGGCCCGCGCAGCAGATCGACGGGCGCATGGTCGTCGCGTGCTGGATCGACCTCGACGCGCAAACGCTCGCCGCGCTCGATCTCGACCCGCTGCTGTGCGCGCCGCCCGCCGAAGCCGCCTGA
- the bpsR gene encoding autoinducer-binding transcriptional regulator BpsR, whose protein sequence is MELRWQDAYLQFSAAENEQQLFQQIAAYTKRLGFEYCCYGIRVPLPISKPVVAIFDTYPNGWMERYQEMNYLEVDPTVREGALSSNMIVWPEASASDATTLWSDARDHGLAVGVAQSSWASRGVFGLLTIARHTDRLTSAEINHLTLQANWLANMSHSLMSRFLVPKLAPESGVALTHREREVLCWTGEGKTACEIGQILSISERTVNFHVNNILDKLGATNKVQAVVKAIAMGLIDAP, encoded by the coding sequence ATGGAACTGCGCTGGCAAGACGCCTATCTTCAATTTAGCGCCGCGGAGAACGAGCAGCAGCTCTTCCAACAGATCGCCGCGTATACGAAGCGGCTCGGCTTCGAATATTGCTGCTATGGCATACGCGTGCCGTTGCCGATCTCGAAGCCGGTCGTCGCGATTTTCGACACCTATCCGAACGGCTGGATGGAGCGCTACCAGGAAATGAACTACCTGGAGGTCGATCCGACCGTACGCGAGGGCGCGCTCAGCTCGAACATGATCGTCTGGCCGGAGGCGAGCGCGAGCGACGCGACGACGCTCTGGAGCGACGCGCGCGATCACGGGCTGGCGGTCGGCGTCGCGCAGTCGAGCTGGGCCTCGCGCGGGGTGTTCGGTCTCCTGACGATCGCGCGGCACACGGACCGCCTGACGTCCGCCGAGATCAACCATCTGACGTTGCAGGCGAACTGGCTCGCGAACATGTCGCACTCGCTGATGAGCCGTTTTCTCGTGCCGAAGCTCGCGCCCGAATCGGGCGTGGCGCTCACGCACCGCGAGCGGGAGGTGCTGTGCTGGACGGGAGAGGGCAAGACCGCGTGCGAGATCGGGCAGATCCTCAGCATCTCCGAGCGCACGGTGAACTTTCACGTCAACAACATCCTCGACAAGCTCGGCGCGACGAACAAGGTGCAGGCCGTCGTGAAGGCGATCGCGATGGGGCTCATCGACGCGCCGTAA
- a CDS encoding porin yields the protein MVKHAAATLLGALAVAGAWAQSSVTLYGSLDAGVAYVNNVGGGAKWSMIQGNTQPDRWGLKGVEDLGGGLKAIFQLENGFYTNNGQMAAAGTMWNRQAFVGLNSDRLGALTLGHQTPFNFDWLDPLSSAFLAQSWYAFHPGNLDQLADTSTVPFNNSVKYRSPVFAGFTVGAMLGFGNTTNFSTGRTMSFGVNYANGPFKAAAVYSNEHDQAFPMATVGGIAGPGGTFQGMPVASYVAKKAQNMGAGLSYRFGPLLVHGLYTRVKLQANGHSDTFQSYDAGANYQSSPFNVIAGGAATSTLAGRRWSQFELGDTYSLSKRTQLYVNVLYEHASGNAKAAFFTAGASSTANQVIVLTGIHHSF from the coding sequence ATGGTCAAGCATGCGGCAGCAACATTACTCGGCGCGCTCGCCGTCGCCGGCGCGTGGGCGCAGAGCAGCGTCACGCTGTACGGCAGCCTCGACGCCGGCGTCGCGTACGTGAACAACGTCGGCGGCGGCGCGAAGTGGTCGATGATTCAGGGCAACACGCAGCCCGATCGATGGGGGCTGAAGGGCGTCGAGGATCTGGGCGGCGGTCTGAAGGCGATCTTCCAGCTCGAAAACGGCTTCTATACGAACAACGGCCAGATGGCGGCGGCGGGCACGATGTGGAACCGTCAGGCGTTCGTCGGCCTGAATTCCGACCGGCTCGGCGCGCTGACGCTCGGCCACCAGACGCCGTTCAACTTCGACTGGCTCGACCCGCTGTCGAGCGCATTCCTCGCGCAGAGCTGGTATGCGTTCCATCCCGGCAACCTCGACCAGCTCGCGGACACCAGCACCGTGCCGTTCAACAACTCGGTCAAGTACCGGTCACCCGTCTTTGCGGGCTTCACGGTGGGCGCGATGCTCGGCTTCGGCAACACGACGAACTTCTCGACCGGCCGCACGATGAGCTTCGGCGTGAACTACGCGAACGGCCCGTTCAAGGCGGCCGCCGTCTATTCGAACGAGCACGACCAGGCGTTCCCGATGGCGACCGTCGGCGGCATCGCCGGGCCGGGCGGCACGTTCCAGGGCATGCCCGTCGCGAGCTATGTCGCGAAGAAGGCGCAGAACATGGGCGCGGGCCTGTCGTACCGCTTCGGCCCGCTGCTCGTGCACGGCCTTTACACGCGCGTGAAACTGCAGGCGAACGGCCACTCGGATACGTTCCAGAGCTACGACGCCGGCGCGAACTACCAGAGCTCGCCGTTCAACGTGATCGCGGGCGGCGCGGCGACTTCGACGCTCGCCGGCCGCCGCTGGAGCCAGTTCGAGCTCGGCGACACGTATTCGCTGTCCAAGCGCACGCAGCTCTACGTGAACGTGCTGTACGAGCACGCGAGCGGCAACGCGAAGGCCGCGTTCTTCACGGCGGGCGCGTCGAGCACGGCGAATCAGGTGATTGTCCTGACGGGGATTCACCACTCGTTCTGA
- the ribA gene encoding GTP cyclohydrolase II produces the protein MKSSHPDSPQPDDGAAPECVTLVATATLPTRYGTFTSYAFRVAGGDAEHLALVMGDVAEQPSVLTRLHSECLTGDVFGSYRCDCGEQLDLSLRYIAAEGRGVLLYLRGHEGRGIGLSNKIRAYALQEQGRDTVEANLDLGLPDDAREYDSAAAILRILKVTSVRLMSNNPKKFDTLARHGIPVCERVALAVPVREENERYIRTKQLKFGHYYFDENE, from the coding sequence ATGAAGTCTTCGCATCCTGACTCGCCGCAGCCGGACGACGGCGCCGCGCCCGAGTGCGTGACGCTCGTCGCCACCGCGACGCTTCCTACCCGCTACGGCACGTTCACGTCGTATGCGTTTCGCGTGGCGGGCGGCGATGCCGAGCACCTCGCGCTCGTGATGGGCGACGTCGCCGAGCAGCCGTCGGTGCTGACGCGGCTTCATTCCGAGTGCCTGACGGGTGACGTGTTCGGCTCGTATCGATGCGATTGCGGCGAGCAGCTCGATCTCTCGCTGCGCTACATCGCGGCCGAAGGGCGCGGCGTATTGCTGTATCTGCGCGGCCACGAAGGCCGCGGGATCGGCCTGAGCAACAAGATCCGCGCGTATGCGCTGCAGGAGCAGGGGCGCGACACCGTCGAGGCGAACCTCGACCTCGGGCTACCCGACGACGCGCGCGAATACGATTCCGCCGCCGCGATCCTGCGCATCCTGAAAGTCACGTCCGTGCGACTGATGAGCAATAATCCGAAGAAGTTCGACACGCTCGCGCGGCACGGTATCCCGGTCTGCGAGCGCGTCGCGCTCGCCGTGCCGGTGCGCGAGGAGAACGAGCGCTATATCCGCACGAAGCAGCTCAAGTTCGGCCACTATTATTTCGACGAAAACGAATAG
- a CDS encoding alpha-ketoglutarate-dependent dioxygenase AlkB family protein: protein MDDLFDDLPRPDVDWHPDWLAPADADRFHARLVDEVAWRQDTMRTPRGLLPLPRLTAWQGEPDALYVYSGIRNEPAPWTPAVLELKRRVEAASRARFNSVLLNRYRNGFDSMGWHADDEPELGAEPVIASLSLGATRVFDLRHNETGVTHAYRLTNGSLLVMRGRTQHAWRHRVPKEPAVRGERINLTFRWVSAPPAAELRARPRSRG, encoded by the coding sequence ATGGACGATTTGTTCGACGATCTGCCGAGACCCGATGTCGACTGGCATCCGGACTGGCTCGCGCCCGCCGACGCCGACCGCTTCCATGCGCGCCTCGTCGACGAGGTCGCGTGGCGCCAGGACACGATGCGCACGCCGCGCGGCCTGTTGCCGCTGCCGCGCCTGACCGCGTGGCAGGGCGAGCCGGACGCGCTCTACGTGTATTCGGGCATCCGCAACGAGCCGGCGCCCTGGACGCCCGCCGTGCTCGAGCTGAAGCGAAGGGTCGAGGCGGCGAGCCGCGCGCGCTTCAACAGCGTGCTGCTGAACCGCTATCGCAACGGCTTCGACAGCATGGGCTGGCATGCGGACGACGAGCCGGAGCTCGGCGCCGAGCCGGTGATCGCGTCGCTGAGCCTCGGCGCGACGCGGGTGTTCGATCTGCGGCACAACGAGACGGGCGTGACGCACGCGTATCGTCTGACGAACGGCAGCCTGCTCGTGATGCGCGGGCGCACCCAGCACGCATGGCGGCACCGCGTGCCGAAGGAGCCTGCGGTACGGGGCGAGCGGATCAACCTGACGTTTCGCTGGGTGAGCGCGCCGCCCGCCGCCGAGCTCCGCGCGAGACCGCGTTCGCGCGGATGA
- a CDS encoding malonic semialdehyde reductase: MTLSDSALDQIFRTARTHNAWQPKPVDDALLRELIDLVKWGPTSANSSPARFVFVKSPEAKAKLKPALSEGNLAKTMAAPVTVIVGMDMAFHDHLPKLFPHADARSWFAGNDALIEATAFRNASLQGAYLIVAARALGLDAGPMSGFDQAAVDAAFFAGTSIKSNFLVNLGYGDAAGLFPRSPRFSFDEIARIE; this comes from the coding sequence ATGACTCTTTCCGATTCCGCTCTCGATCAAATTTTTCGCACCGCGCGCACCCACAACGCATGGCAGCCGAAGCCCGTCGACGACGCGCTGCTCCGCGAACTGATCGATCTCGTCAAGTGGGGCCCGACGTCGGCGAACTCGAGCCCCGCGCGCTTCGTGTTCGTGAAGTCGCCCGAGGCGAAGGCCAAACTCAAGCCCGCGCTGTCCGAAGGCAATCTCGCGAAGACGATGGCCGCGCCCGTCACCGTGATCGTCGGCATGGACATGGCGTTCCACGATCACCTGCCGAAGCTCTTCCCGCACGCGGACGCGCGCAGCTGGTTCGCCGGCAACGACGCGCTGATCGAGGCGACCGCGTTTCGCAATGCGTCGCTGCAAGGCGCGTATCTGATCGTCGCCGCGCGCGCGCTCGGCCTCGATGCCGGGCCGATGTCGGGCTTCGATCAGGCTGCCGTCGACGCGGCGTTCTTCGCCGGCACGTCGATCAAGTCGAACTTCCTCGTGAACCTCGGCTACGGCGACGCCGCCGGCCTGTTCCCGCGCAGCCCCCGCTTCTCGTTCGACGAAATCGCGCGCATCGAATAA
- a CDS encoding aromatic ring-hydroxylating oxygenase subunit alpha, whose amino-acid sequence MTSSDQTNSGADPVRAYLDRGIRNYWYPVAPSWQVSSAPVGITRLSEQIVLWRDREGNVHALEDRCPHRGARLSLGWNLGDRVACWYHGVEVNGGGTVTKVPAVSNCPLEGQACVKSYPVEERAGAIFLWFGDDAHREPAPLVLPDELVAPEYAQFVCVSNWTCNYQYAIDNVMDPMHGAYLHATSHSMAEGDKQADMRVRRTETGLMFEKVNQRDVNFDWVELGETGCIWLRLAIPYQRKFGPGGSFGIVGFATPIDDEHCQVYFWRTRKVAGWQRDVWRFLYRNRLEGLHWAVLEQDRYVLESMAPNARDHEYLYQHDIGVTRVRRMLRQRAQEHLAALDAHRAAQADAAERA is encoded by the coding sequence ATGACGTCTTCCGACCAAACGAATTCCGGCGCCGATCCGGTGCGCGCGTATCTCGACCGCGGCATCCGCAACTACTGGTATCCCGTCGCGCCGAGCTGGCAGGTGTCGAGCGCGCCCGTCGGCATCACTCGGTTGTCCGAACAGATCGTGTTGTGGCGCGATCGGGAGGGCAACGTGCACGCGCTCGAGGATCGCTGCCCGCATCGCGGCGCGCGCCTGTCGCTCGGCTGGAATCTCGGCGATCGCGTCGCGTGCTGGTATCACGGCGTCGAAGTAAACGGCGGCGGTACCGTGACGAAGGTGCCGGCCGTGTCGAACTGTCCGCTCGAAGGGCAGGCCTGCGTGAAGTCGTACCCGGTCGAGGAGCGTGCGGGCGCGATCTTCCTGTGGTTCGGCGACGACGCGCATCGCGAGCCCGCGCCGCTCGTTTTGCCCGACGAACTCGTCGCGCCGGAGTACGCGCAATTCGTTTGCGTGTCGAACTGGACCTGCAATTACCAGTACGCGATCGACAACGTGATGGACCCGATGCACGGCGCGTATCTGCACGCGACATCGCATTCGATGGCCGAAGGCGACAAGCAGGCCGACATGCGCGTGCGCAGGACCGAGACGGGCCTGATGTTCGAGAAGGTCAATCAGCGCGACGTGAACTTCGACTGGGTCGAACTCGGCGAGACGGGCTGCATCTGGCTGCGCCTCGCGATTCCGTATCAGCGCAAGTTCGGCCCCGGCGGCAGCTTCGGCATCGTCGGCTTCGCGACGCCGATCGACGACGAGCACTGCCAAGTCTATTTCTGGCGCACCCGCAAGGTTGCCGGCTGGCAGCGCGACGTGTGGCGCTTCCTGTATCGGAACCGCCTCGAGGGGCTGCACTGGGCGGTGCTCGAGCAAGACCGCTACGTGCTCGAAAGCATGGCGCCGAACGCGCGCGATCACGAATACCTGTATCAGCACGACATCGGCGTCACGCGCGTGCGGCGGATGCTGCGCCAGCGCGCGCAGGAGCATCTCGCCGCGCTCGACGCGCATCGCGCGGCGCAGGCCGACGCGGCGGAGCGCGCATGA
- a CDS encoding MgtC/SapB family protein, which produces MTFEFALRLFTAFACGVAIGLERQIRQRTAGLRTITLVASGACLFVTLGVLTGNGIPGVTQIAAYVVSGVGFLGGGVIMRDKGSIQGINTAATLWCSAAVGVLSGAGHYLPALAGTGVVLLTNTLLRGVSQAINATPVSNADLVREYQITVICLASDEVHIRTLLSNSMYAKPLSFQSLTSEDVPREADAPERIKVTATLKLHPKDQQKLEQIASRMSMEKSISSVSWTAKEAEPLME; this is translated from the coding sequence ATGACTTTCGAATTCGCACTTCGCCTCTTCACCGCGTTCGCCTGCGGGGTCGCCATCGGCCTCGAACGGCAGATCCGCCAGCGCACGGCCGGCTTGCGCACGATCACGCTCGTCGCGAGCGGCGCGTGTCTGTTCGTCACGCTCGGCGTGCTCACGGGCAACGGAATCCCCGGCGTCACGCAGATCGCCGCGTATGTCGTCTCCGGCGTCGGCTTTCTCGGCGGCGGCGTCATCATGCGCGACAAAGGCTCGATCCAGGGCATCAACACCGCGGCCACCCTCTGGTGCTCGGCCGCGGTCGGCGTGCTCTCGGGCGCCGGCCACTACCTGCCCGCGCTCGCGGGCACGGGCGTCGTGCTGCTCACCAACACGCTGCTGCGCGGCGTGAGCCAGGCGATCAACGCGACGCCCGTGTCGAACGCCGATCTCGTGCGCGAATATCAAATCACGGTGATCTGCCTCGCATCGGACGAAGTGCACATCCGCACGCTGCTGTCGAACTCGATGTACGCGAAGCCGCTGTCGTTCCAGAGCCTGACGAGCGAGGACGTGCCGCGCGAAGCCGATGCGCCCGAGCGCATCAAGGTGACGGCGACGCTGAAGCTGCACCCGAAGGATCAGCAGAAGCTCGAGCAGATCGCGAGCCGGATGAGCATGGAGAAAAGCATCTCCAGCGTGAGCTGGACCGCGAAGGAAGCGGAACCGTTGATGGAGTGA
- a CDS encoding non-heme iron oxygenase ferredoxin subunit — protein MSEQWVCAGHAGALSEDSPIEFKRTDGVEIGIYRVGDDVYALENVCPHAYALLTQGFVDEGTVECPLHEAVFDIKTGQCLKGPGGRALKTYAVRLAGEEIQIKVE, from the coding sequence ATGTCTGAACAATGGGTTTGCGCCGGACACGCCGGCGCGCTGTCCGAGGATTCGCCGATCGAGTTCAAGCGCACCGACGGCGTCGAGATCGGGATCTACCGCGTCGGCGACGACGTGTACGCGCTCGAGAACGTCTGCCCGCACGCGTATGCGCTGCTCACGCAAGGCTTCGTCGACGAGGGCACGGTCGAGTGCCCGCTGCACGAGGCCGTGTTCGACATCAAGACGGGCCAGTGCCTGAAGGGGCCGGGCGGCCGCGCGCTGAAGACGTACGCGGTGCGGCTCGCCGGCGAGGAAATCCAGATCAAGGTGGAATGA
- a CDS encoding IclR family transcriptional regulator produces MAKTTTTAAGRPAADAASAKSRRAAAGARPELDAADDEAAGGASSYLVPGLERGLRILSEFSAREPVLSAPELSKRIGIPRTTTFRLLQTLEALGFIERANGDRHFRLGIGVLRLGFEYLNSLELTDLGAPVLERLRDAAGLSTHLLIRDRRDVVFVAKAQSNAPMFGSVKVHVGTRLPAHATVHGHVLMGDLTRDAMRQLYPEKRLEAFTEHTPATVDELYERVRHYARLGYALSEGAFESGISAVTAPVRDHSGSIVAAITATVPRSEIGAVDEKERLVELVCGAAVDLSQRLNYRPLDGDPTVAHARHKVALF; encoded by the coding sequence ATGGCCAAAACCACTACGACCGCCGCGGGTAGACCTGCCGCCGACGCCGCATCGGCCAAGTCGCGCCGTGCCGCGGCCGGCGCGCGCCCCGAACTTGACGCGGCCGACGACGAAGCCGCGGGCGGCGCATCGTCGTACCTCGTTCCCGGGCTCGAGCGCGGGCTGCGGATCCTGTCCGAATTTTCCGCGCGCGAGCCGGTGCTGAGCGCGCCGGAGCTGTCCAAGCGCATCGGCATTCCGCGCACGACGACGTTCCGCCTGCTGCAGACGCTCGAGGCGCTCGGCTTCATCGAGCGCGCGAACGGCGACCGCCATTTCCGGCTCGGCATCGGCGTGCTGCGGCTCGGTTTCGAATATCTGAATTCGCTCGAATTGACCGATCTCGGCGCGCCGGTGCTCGAGCGCCTGCGCGACGCGGCCGGGCTGTCGACGCATCTGCTGATCCGCGACCGCCGCGACGTCGTGTTCGTCGCCAAGGCGCAGAGCAACGCGCCGATGTTCGGCTCGGTGAAGGTGCACGTGGGCACGCGGCTGCCCGCGCACGCGACCGTGCACGGCCACGTGTTGATGGGCGACCTCACGCGCGACGCGATGCGCCAGCTCTATCCCGAGAAGCGCCTCGAGGCGTTCACCGAACACACGCCCGCGACCGTCGACGAACTGTACGAGCGCGTGCGCCATTACGCGCGTCTCGGTTACGCGCTCAGCGAAGGGGCGTTCGAGAGCGGGATTTCGGCGGTGACGGCGCCGGTGCGCGACCATTCGGGCTCGATCGTCGCGGCGATCACCGCGACGGTGCCGCGCTCGGAAATTGGCGCCGTCGACGAAAAGGAGCGGCTCGTCGAACTCGTGTGCGGCGCGGCCGTCGATTTGTCGCAGCGGCTGAACTACCGGCCGCTCGACGGCGATCCGACCGTCGCGCATGCGCGGCACAAGGTTGCGTTGTTCTGA
- a CDS encoding recombinase-like helix-turn-helix domain-containing protein, with the protein MNETTVNFNPLLMPWRAPQPNNVAGKGQIEIPGRMPNLVWQTRKAEPTQYENDLGDALERVFESGATELAEVVAGLNRIGFRAPDGAEWTAERFCAELAALAE; encoded by the coding sequence ATGAACGAGACGACCGTGAACTTCAATCCGTTGCTCATGCCGTGGCGCGCGCCGCAGCCGAACAACGTCGCGGGCAAGGGGCAGATCGAGATTCCCGGGCGGATGCCGAATCTCGTGTGGCAGACGCGCAAGGCCGAGCCGACGCAGTACGAGAACGATCTCGGCGACGCGCTCGAGCGCGTGTTCGAAAGCGGCGCGACCGAACTCGCGGAGGTCGTCGCGGGCCTGAACCGCATCGGCTTTCGCGCGCCCGACGGCGCCGAGTGGACCGCCGAGCGCTTCTGCGCGGAGCTCGCCGCGCTCGCCGAATGA
- a CDS encoding DUF4902 domain-containing protein — MNSPWLHRFRGPSTDGYVRLPMHAFAELRLVHVSSGIDSGLLVELRASDIDARIAGYTEWERPSSAGAAHLTVGWDWYIDGATGAFVIAWGDVRSNVMGVDGNGLDIGMDPTSATLSRRLAQLNWPSAVTAAMLRRGDFAHAGPTLQ, encoded by the coding sequence ATGAATTCACCATGGCTCCACCGCTTTCGCGGCCCTTCCACCGACGGCTACGTGCGCCTTCCGATGCACGCGTTCGCCGAGCTGCGGCTCGTTCACGTATCGTCCGGAATCGATTCCGGACTGCTCGTCGAACTACGTGCGAGCGACATCGACGCCCGCATCGCCGGCTACACCGAGTGGGAGCGGCCGTCGAGCGCCGGCGCGGCGCATCTCACAGTGGGCTGGGACTGGTACATCGACGGCGCAACGGGCGCCTTCGTCATTGCATGGGGCGACGTGCGCAGCAACGTGATGGGCGTCGACGGCAACGGGCTCGACATCGGCATGGATCCGACCTCGGCCACACTGTCGCGCCGGCTCGCCCAACTGAACTGGCCGTCCGCCGTCACCGCCGCGATGCTTCGTCGCGGCGATTTTGCGCATGCGGGTCCCACCCTGCAGTGA
- a CDS encoding metallophosphoesterase — MRRVSSFLLRLTIIGVLLHVYVGFRLLPELASPAARYAGALWLVGSCLLIPLGMLSRVFERQPLGDRVAWAGLLAMGFFSSLLVLTLARDVLLASLVTVDALAPGAVSLAQWRIQTAAGVPLAALAVSVVGFVNARRRARVVDVAVPIDDLPAALDGFTIVQISDIHVGPTIKRGYVEAIVDAVNRLAPDLVAVTGDVVDGTVAQLAGHAAPLGRLRARHGAFVVTGNHEYYSGADEWIAEFRRLGLDVLLNEHRTLDHGDGRLVIAGVTDYSAGHFDPAHRSDPSAALAGAPADVRIRVLLAHQPRSATAAADAGFTLQLSGHTHGGQFFPWNFFVRLQQPFTAGLARLNGLWVYTSRGTGYWGPPKRLGAPSEITRVRLVRGEGNRTRAPASVTLNAER; from the coding sequence ATGCGACGCGTTTCATCGTTTCTGCTGCGCCTGACGATCATCGGCGTGCTGCTGCACGTGTACGTCGGCTTCCGTCTGCTGCCCGAGCTCGCCTCGCCCGCCGCGCGCTACGCGGGCGCGCTGTGGCTCGTCGGGTCGTGCCTGCTGATTCCGCTCGGCATGCTGTCGCGCGTGTTCGAGCGGCAGCCGCTCGGCGATCGCGTCGCCTGGGCCGGCCTCCTCGCGATGGGCTTCTTCTCGTCGCTGCTCGTGCTCACGCTCGCGCGCGACGTGCTGCTCGCCTCGCTCGTCACCGTCGACGCGCTCGCGCCCGGCGCGGTGTCGCTCGCGCAGTGGCGGATACAGACGGCGGCCGGCGTGCCGCTCGCGGCGCTCGCGGTGAGCGTCGTCGGCTTCGTCAATGCGCGACGCCGCGCACGCGTCGTCGACGTCGCGGTGCCGATCGACGATCTGCCCGCCGCGCTCGACGGCTTCACGATCGTGCAGATCAGCGACATCCATGTCGGCCCGACGATCAAGCGCGGCTACGTCGAGGCGATCGTCGACGCGGTCAACCGGCTCGCGCCGGATCTCGTCGCGGTGACGGGTGACGTCGTCGACGGCACGGTCGCGCAACTGGCCGGCCATGCGGCGCCGCTCGGGCGGCTGCGCGCGCGCCACGGCGCATTCGTCGTGACGGGCAACCACGAGTACTATTCGGGCGCCGACGAGTGGATCGCCGAGTTCCGCCGCCTCGGCCTCGACGTGCTGCTCAACGAGCATCGGACGCTCGACCACGGCGACGGCCGGCTCGTGATCGCGGGCGTCACCGATTACTCGGCGGGCCACTTCGATCCCGCGCATCGGAGCGACCCGAGTGCGGCGCTCGCCGGCGCGCCCGCCGACGTGCGCATCCGCGTGCTGCTCGCGCACCAGCCGCGCAGCGCAACCGCCGCGGCCGATGCGGGCTTCACGCTGCAACTGTCCGGGCACACGCACGGTGGCCAGTTTTTCCCGTGGAATTTCTTCGTGCGATTGCAGCAGCCGTTCACCGCCGGGCTCGCGCGCCTCAACGGCCTGTGGGTCTATACGAGCCGCGGCACCGGTTACTGGGGGCCGCCGAAACGGCTCGGCGCGCCGTCGGAAATCACGCGCGTGCGGCTCGTGCGCGGCGAAGGGAACCGAACGCGCGCGCCGGCGTCCGTCACGCTGAACGCTGAACGCTGA
- a CDS encoding SDR family oxidoreductase yields MSAPVQAIALAGRRVLVTGGARGLGAAFVEALVAAGAKVAFGDVLDAEGRALAQRLRDAGHDAHFIALDLAAPASVTAFVDEGARVLGGLDGLVNNAAITNSGGKRATELSIDTWDAVMNVNARGVWLACNAALPHLARSGRGAIVNLASDTALWGAPKLLAYVASKGAVIAMTHALAREFGEQGVTVNAVAPGLTEVEATAYVPAERHEYYLQGRALPRAQVPADVTGPVLFLLSDAARFVTGQLLPVNGGFVMH; encoded by the coding sequence ATGAGCGCGCCCGTGCAGGCGATCGCGCTCGCCGGCCGCCGCGTGCTCGTCACGGGCGGCGCGCGCGGGCTCGGCGCGGCATTCGTCGAGGCGCTCGTCGCGGCGGGCGCGAAAGTGGCGTTCGGCGACGTGCTCGACGCGGAAGGCCGTGCGCTCGCGCAGCGCCTGCGCGACGCGGGGCACGACGCGCACTTCATCGCGCTCGACCTCGCGGCTCCCGCCAGCGTGACCGCCTTCGTCGACGAAGGCGCGCGCGTGCTCGGCGGCCTCGACGGCCTCGTCAACAACGCGGCGATCACGAACTCGGGCGGCAAGCGCGCAACCGAGCTGTCGATCGACACGTGGGACGCGGTGATGAACGTCAACGCGCGCGGCGTCTGGCTCGCGTGCAACGCGGCGCTGCCGCATCTCGCGCGCTCGGGGCGCGGCGCGATCGTGAATCTCGCGTCCGACACCGCGTTGTGGGGCGCGCCGAAGCTGCTCGCCTACGTCGCGAGCAAAGGCGCGGTGATCGCGATGACGCACGCGCTCGCGCGCGAGTTCGGCGAACAGGGCGTGACGGTCAACGCGGTCGCGCCGGGCCTGACCGAAGTCGAGGCGACCGCGTACGTGCCGGCCGAGCGCCACGAATACTACTTGCAGGGCCGCGCGCTACCGCGCGCGCAAGTGCCGGCGGACGTGACGGGGCCGGTGCTGTTCTTGCTGTCCGACGCCGCGCGTTTCGTCACGGGCCAGTTGCTGCCCGTGAACGGCGGCTTCGTGATGCATTGA